ACGGCCAGGATCTCCGTAACATTAACGGGCTCCAGGTTGTCCGGGTCTCCCAAATCGGTGATCACGGAAATGGCGGCTACCGGCAGTTTCAGGTGGTTGGCCACAATGACCTCGGGCACGGTGCTCATCCCCACGGCATCTGCCCCCAGGCGGCCCAGCATGCGGTATTCGGCCCGCGTTTCGAGCTGGGGCCCGAAAACGGCGGCATACACCCCTTCCCGCAAGACGCAATCAGTACCTTTGGCAATCTCCCGGATCCGACCCTGCATCTCCCGGTCGTATGGGCAGCTCATATCGACAAACCGCTCCCCGAAATCCGCGACGTTTTTAAAGGCCAGGGGGGAACCTCCCTGCAGGTTGATATGGTCGGTGATCAGCATCAAGTCGCCCTTCTGGAAATCCAGGTTGACGGCCCCTGCCGCATTTGAGATCAGGAGTTTGCGGATACCCAGCCGCTCCATGACCCGGATCGGGTAGGTGATGTCGAAAAAGTCATAGCCCTCGTACAGGTGGAACCGCCCCTGCATCACCACCACCTTTTTTCCGTGGATGGTTCCGCAAAACAGTTTCCCGCTGTGAAACTCCACCGTGGCGAGCGGGAAATTCGGGATGTTGTGGTAATGGGCAACGCGGGAGTCTTCCAGTTCATCGGCCATCCGGCCAAGGCCGCTGCCGAGCACAATGCCGATTTCCGGGTTGTCGAAGCCCCGGTCCTTCAGGTAGGCTACGGATTTATCGAGTTGTTTTTCCGTCATTGGTAGCGTGATCTTTTAAAAAGGGTTCAAAGGCGGGGATGCCGGCAATGTCTTCGTAGTAATCCACATCGTTTCGGAAATCGAGCAGGTGCGGCCGGATTTTCCCAAGGGCATCCATCGTGTTGGGCAATACGGTGTCCGTCCCCCAGGCCATACCGCGGAAGAGTTGGGGCATCGGCCCGGTCAGGCCCATCAGATAGTAGCCGCCGTCCGTGGCAGGCCCGATGACCACGGGAGCATCCTGCAGCGCGTCAAAGGCGCGTGAGAGGTCGCCGGTGCCCAGGTCGTACAGGTCGCTGCCAATGAGTACCACCCGTTGGTACCCGGCGTCAAATGCGGTGCGGAAGGCGTGTTCCATACGCGCGCCCAGGTCCGGGCCCTCCTGGAGCCGGGGTTTAAAAACCGCGGGGTCCCAGAGTTTGCCGTCGCCCAGGTATTCACTGTAATAGACGAATTTATCGGTGTCCGGCAGGCCGGTGCACACGGCGGCCGTATGCCGGAGGAGGAAGGTATAGATACGCAATGCGGCGTCGTCCCCGACCGTTGCAGCCAGTCGGGTCTTACATTTGCCCCGTTCGGGGTTGCGGGTAAATACAAGCAGCGCCTGTTCGGAGTTTCGGGACACCAGCCATTCGATTTTTTACTGCTTCCCTACGGGGGAGCAGTTATTTTAAGCGAATCAAATATACTGGTTATTCTTTGGGAAAATGAAGTCTTCCCGGTTGAATTCTTCCCGAAAAGGACCACCTTCGCCGGGGGTCCGGGTTGCCTTATTCCGGCATCCAGCGGTAGGCGTAGGCCATCATCGCAAGGATGTAGAGCCAGAAGAGGATCGGCGTGCGGTTTCGGTAGAGGAACGTCCCAAACCGGAACAATTTCCCCAGGTACAAATTGTGTTTCATAATCATATAGTGTTCCCGTAAAAGCATTATGGAAATCCCGGCAGGTGTTCAGGCTGCGGGTCCCGGTAACCTAGTCAAAGGGGAATCCCGTCCAGAGGCGGAATAAAAAGGCATATAGGACCACGAGGAACATGGCGAAACTGAACCAGGCAAAAATCCGGAAATAATTGCGCACGATCATGTTTCCGAGGTTCTTAAAAGCTTCCAGGTATATTTCTTTCAGGAGTAAAACTGTTTTCATAAAATAGGCTATTACGGATTAAAATTTGGTTGAGACAAAGCTTAAAAGTTTTCAGCGGAATTCCCGGCATTCTGGATTTTCGACGGATTTCTCTCGATTAATTGCAGGGAAGTTGTAATTCAACGGGAATTGCCGCAGTTGGCCGGTGCCCTGTCAATGCCCCCTGCTTCGGCCTTTGGAGGATTTCATCGGTGAAATGCAGGATCGCAGCCGGAAAGTGGGATTCTCCGTAAACCATCCGGGCGGACAGAAATTCGGACAAAAATTCGGATAGAATAACGGGCAGAAAAAAACCGATGCCTCCCGGCACCGGTTTAACCAAACTAACTCAATTCTGGCTTAGCAATTGAATGAGACCCAAATATCCCGGTTTTTTGATTGAGGCGTATTACGGGGGCGTGAAACTTAGGTTGTGGAATTGTAAAGGGTTGGGAGGAATTCCCGGGGAATTGCCAACGGATCAGGCGCGCTGGTTTCAAAACCTTAAAGGACCCGAAACTTTTTAATAATCCCTTATTGACATCCTGTTTATGTTAAATTGGGAATATTGAAGTTATCCAAATATGTTCTATGGCTAAAAGAGACGTCGAGCTCGTCGTCATTTCCGATGTACACCTGGGGACGTACGGGTGCCACGCAACCGAGCTGCTCGCCTACATGAAATCCATCCGCCCGTCCCGGGTGATCCTCAATGGGGATATCATCGATATCTGGCAATTCTCCAAGCGGTACTGGCCCCCGGCTCACATGAAGGTAATCCGGCAACTCGTGGACTGGGTTTCCAGGGGGGTTGAGGTGTATTACGTAACGGGTAACCACGACGAGATGCTTCGAAAATTTGCCGGGTCGTCCCTGGGGAACTTCCGGGTAGTCAATAAGGTGGTGCTGGAGTTGGACGGCAGGCGCGCCTGGTTTTTCCACGGGGATGTATTCGATATTACCATGCAACACTCCAAGTGGCTCGCTCGGTTGGGGGCCATTGGGTATGACGCCTTGATCCTGTTGAACCGCGGGGTGAATTATGTGAGCCTGAATATGGGCTACGGAAAACTCTCCATGTCCAAACGAATCAAGAACAGCGTCAAGTCGGCCATTAAATTCATCGATAATTTTGAGCTTACTGCAGCCGAAATCGCCGTAGAGAACGCGTATGACTATGTGGTATGCGGGCATATCCACCAACCGGTTATCCGGCGGATCGAGGCGTCGGAAGGTTCGGTGGTTTACCTGAATTCGGGGGATTGGGTTGAGAACCTGAGCTGCCTGGAATACGACCAGGGTGCCTGGAGGATCTACCGGTACGAAGATGACGTGCGGATGCAGGAACGCGCCCGGGAGGGTTCCGATGCCCCTGCGGCCTTTGAACACCCTCAAACCCATGCCGAACTCCTTCGGGAACTCATGGCAGAATAAGTATTGATGCGCATCCTTTACGCCATACAGGGAACCGGAAATGGCCATTTGAGCCGGGCCCGGGCCATTGTTCCGGAATTGCTGCGCCAGGGGGTATCCCTGGATTTGCTCGTGAGCGGGACCCAGGCAGACATCCCGCTTCCGTACCCGGTTAAATTCCGTTTCCGCGGCCTGAGTTTTATTTTCGGGAAACAGGGTGGAGTGGATTTTTGGCGGACCTACCTCAAGGCCAATTCCATGCGGCTTCAACGGGAAATCCGCCAGTTGCCGGTAGCGGACTACGACCTGGTCCTCAATGACTTTGAGCCGGTATCGGCCTGGGCCTGCAAG
This genomic window from Robiginitalea biformata HTCC2501 contains:
- a CDS encoding purine-nucleoside phosphorylase, which codes for MTEKQLDKSVAYLKDRGFDNPEIGIVLGSGLGRMADELEDSRVAHYHNIPNFPLATVEFHSGKLFCGTIHGKKVVVMQGRFHLYEGYDFFDITYPIRVMERLGIRKLLISNAAGAVNLDFQKGDLMLITDHINLQGGSPLAFKNVADFGERFVDMSCPYDREMQGRIREIAKGTDCVLREGVYAAVFGPQLETRAEYRMLGRLGADAVGMSTVPEVIVANHLKLPVAAISVITDLGDPDNLEPVNVTEILAVAARAEPGLVRIMKELIREI
- a CDS encoding TIGR04282 family arsenosugar biosynthesis glycosyltransferase; its protein translation is MSRNSEQALLVFTRNPERGKCKTRLAATVGDDAALRIYTFLLRHTAAVCTGLPDTDKFVYYSEYLGDGKLWDPAVFKPRLQEGPDLGARMEHAFRTAFDAGYQRVVLIGSDLYDLGTGDLSRAFDALQDAPVVIGPATDGGYYLMGLTGPMPQLFRGMAWGTDTVLPNTMDALGKIRPHLLDFRNDVDYYEDIAGIPAFEPFLKDHATNDGKTTR
- a CDS encoding DUF6747 family protein; amino-acid sequence: MKTVLLLKEIYLEAFKNLGNMIVRNYFRIFAWFSFAMFLVVLYAFLFRLWTGFPFD
- a CDS encoding UDP-2,3-diacylglucosamine diphosphatase; translation: MAKRDVELVVISDVHLGTYGCHATELLAYMKSIRPSRVILNGDIIDIWQFSKRYWPPAHMKVIRQLVDWVSRGVEVYYVTGNHDEMLRKFAGSSLGNFRVVNKVVLELDGRRAWFFHGDVFDITMQHSKWLARLGAIGYDALILLNRGVNYVSLNMGYGKLSMSKRIKNSVKSAIKFIDNFELTAAEIAVENAYDYVVCGHIHQPVIRRIEASEGSVVYLNSGDWVENLSCLEYDQGAWRIYRYEDDVRMQERAREGSDAPAAFEHPQTHAELLRELMAE